The proteins below come from a single Natrinema sp. SYSU A 869 genomic window:
- a CDS encoding ABC transporter ATP-binding protein, whose product MARLELNNLHAEVAEGDETILEGVNLEVQSGEIHALMGPNGSGKSTTAKVIAGHPAYEVTEGEVLLHLEEGEFGEDIEIDEDLRTWNLLDLEPNERAALGIFLGFQYPAEIEGVTMTNFLRTALNAKIEEREELFEDEEAEAEEEDEEGFESSPMEGPTDEGEVGVAEFQQILQEKMEQLEMDEKFAQRYLNAGFSGGEKKQNEVLQAAILEPSIAVLDEIDSGLDIDRLQDVSNGINALRDEQGTGILQITHYQRILDYVEPDHVHVMIDGQIAKSGGPELAEKLEDKGYDWVRDEVYGTA is encoded by the coding sequence ATGGCACGCCTCGAACTAAACAACCTGCATGCGGAAGTGGCGGAGGGCGACGAGACAATTCTCGAGGGCGTTAACCTCGAGGTTCAGTCGGGCGAGATTCACGCCCTGATGGGGCCCAACGGCTCCGGGAAGTCAACGACGGCGAAGGTCATCGCCGGCCACCCTGCCTACGAGGTCACCGAGGGCGAGGTCCTGCTTCACTTAGAGGAGGGCGAGTTCGGTGAGGACATCGAGATCGACGAGGATCTACGCACCTGGAACCTCCTCGACCTCGAGCCAAACGAGCGCGCCGCGCTCGGCATCTTCCTCGGCTTCCAGTATCCCGCCGAGATCGAGGGCGTCACGATGACGAACTTCCTCCGAACGGCGCTGAACGCCAAGATCGAAGAGCGCGAGGAGCTCTTCGAGGATGAGGAGGCAGAAGCCGAAGAAGAGGACGAGGAAGGCTTCGAGTCTTCGCCGATGGAAGGCCCTACAGACGAGGGCGAGGTCGGCGTCGCCGAGTTCCAGCAGATCCTCCAAGAGAAGATGGAGCAACTTGAGATGGACGAGAAGTTCGCCCAGCGCTACCTCAACGCCGGCTTCTCCGGCGGGGAGAAGAAACAGAACGAAGTGCTGCAGGCCGCCATCCTCGAGCCATCGATCGCCGTCCTCGACGAGATCGACTCCGGGCTCGACATCGACCGGCTGCAGGACGTATCGAACGGGATCAACGCGCTGCGCGACGAGCAGGGCACTGGTATCCTCCAGATCACCCACTACCAGCGCATCCTCGACTACGTCGAGCCCGATCACGTCCACGTGATGATCGACGGCCAGATCGCCAAGAGCGGCGGTCCGGAGCTCGCCGAGAAACTCGAGGACAAGGGGTACGACTGGGTCCGCGACGAAGTCTACGGCACCG
- a CDS encoding DNA-directed DNA polymerase encodes MTEAGQTGLAAFGGDSDETDDRPEEEAVAIAGNGRSNAAEVIDVVEETLPEPEGNLELAVMQVDYTIAGYGDEERPIMHVFGRTPDGTLEHVQVVGFKPYFYAPTDTLDRAPEEQYDRLTGSREYGEDGEPYESIRGEKLTKIFGQTPRDVGQIRDDFEHYEADILFPNRFLIDKDVRSGIRVPERRADDDSLVVPHDEVEAVDVDADPRVNTFDIEVDDRSGFPEDGEEPIVCLTSHDSYRDEYIMWLYEAPIGDGEIPTEIDEYDPIEGEIDHEVRSFDEEEAMLEAFIEYIDETDPDILTGWNFEDFDAPYFLDRLEELAGPDHEYDLSINQLSRVDEVWRSNWGGPDIKGRIVFDLLYAYQRTVFSELDSYRLDAVGEVELGVGKERYAGDIGDLWEGDPTRLLEYNLRDVELCVELDRQQEIVAFWDEVRSFVGCKLEDAPTPGDAVDMYVLHEAYGRFALPSKGQQEAGEEYEGGAVFEPITGVKENVTVLDLKSLYPMCMTTINASPETRVDPNEYDGETFVAPTEPEPTHFRKEPDGVMREMINELLAEREEKKSQRNEYEPGTREYEQYDRQQGAVKVIMNSLYGVSGWEQFRLYDKDAASAITATGREVIEFTDTAAGELEYTVAYGDTDSVMLELGPDVSKEEALEQSFEIEEYINGRYDDFAREDLNAEDHRFQIEFEKLYRRFFQAGKKKRYAGHITWKEGKDVNNVDIVGFEYQRSDIAPITKEVQHRVIEMIVREGDIEGAKEYVNGVIEDVLAGEISLEDIAIPGGIGKRLDNYDTDTAQVRGAKYANLLLGTNFQRGSKPKRLYLDRIDPSFFERLETEEGFDARTDPLYGAFKRDPDVICFEYEDQIPEEFKVDYDKMLEKTLQGPIERILEALDISWDEVKNGQEQKGLDSYM; translated from the coding sequence ATGACTGAGGCGGGCCAGACCGGACTCGCGGCGTTCGGCGGCGACTCCGACGAGACCGACGACCGGCCGGAGGAAGAGGCGGTTGCCATCGCCGGCAACGGCAGATCGAACGCTGCGGAGGTGATCGACGTCGTCGAGGAGACCCTCCCCGAACCCGAGGGCAACCTCGAGCTCGCAGTGATGCAGGTCGACTACACGATCGCTGGCTACGGCGACGAGGAGCGTCCGATCATGCACGTGTTCGGACGCACGCCTGATGGCACGCTCGAGCACGTGCAGGTCGTCGGCTTCAAACCGTATTTCTACGCGCCGACGGATACCCTCGATCGAGCGCCAGAGGAGCAGTACGACCGTCTGACGGGGAGTCGGGAGTACGGCGAGGACGGCGAGCCCTACGAGAGTATCCGCGGAGAGAAACTCACCAAGATCTTCGGCCAGACGCCCCGCGACGTCGGGCAGATCCGTGACGACTTCGAGCACTACGAGGCCGACATCCTGTTCCCGAACCGGTTCCTGATCGACAAGGATGTCCGGAGCGGTATCCGGGTGCCCGAACGGCGGGCCGACGACGACTCGCTAGTCGTCCCCCACGACGAAGTCGAAGCGGTCGACGTCGATGCCGACCCGCGCGTCAACACCTTCGACATCGAGGTCGACGATCGCTCGGGATTCCCCGAGGACGGCGAAGAACCGATCGTCTGTCTCACCAGCCACGACTCCTACCGCGACGAGTACATCATGTGGCTCTACGAAGCCCCGATCGGCGACGGCGAGATACCCACCGAAATCGACGAGTACGATCCCATCGAGGGCGAGATCGATCACGAGGTTCGCAGCTTCGACGAGGAGGAGGCCATGCTCGAGGCGTTCATCGAGTACATCGACGAAACCGATCCCGACATCCTCACGGGCTGGAACTTCGAGGACTTCGACGCGCCGTACTTCCTCGACCGGCTTGAGGAACTCGCCGGCCCGGACCACGAGTATGACCTCTCGATCAATCAACTCTCTCGAGTCGACGAAGTCTGGCGCAGCAACTGGGGCGGCCCCGACATCAAGGGTCGCATCGTCTTCGACCTGCTCTACGCCTACCAGCGGACGGTCTTCTCCGAACTCGACTCCTATCGCCTCGACGCTGTCGGGGAGGTAGAACTCGGCGTCGGGAAAGAGCGCTACGCCGGCGATATCGGCGACCTCTGGGAGGGCGATCCAACTCGACTGCTCGAGTACAACCTGCGGGACGTCGAACTCTGCGTCGAACTTGACCGCCAGCAGGAGATCGTCGCCTTCTGGGACGAGGTACGTTCGTTCGTCGGCTGTAAACTCGAGGACGCGCCGACGCCGGGCGACGCAGTCGACATGTATGTCCTCCACGAGGCCTATGGGCGATTCGCGCTCCCGTCGAAGGGCCAACAGGAGGCCGGCGAGGAGTACGAGGGCGGCGCGGTGTTCGAGCCGATCACGGGTGTCAAAGAGAACGTCACCGTACTCGACCTGAAGTCGCTGTACCCGATGTGCATGACGACGATTAACGCCTCGCCAGAGACGCGGGTCGATCCAAACGAGTACGATGGCGAGACGTTCGTCGCCCCGACCGAGCCAGAACCGACCCACTTCCGGAAAGAACCGGACGGCGTCATGCGGGAGATGATCAACGAGTTGCTGGCCGAACGCGAGGAGAAGAAGTCCCAACGCAACGAGTACGAACCCGGGACTCGGGAATACGAGCAGTACGATCGCCAGCAGGGCGCGGTCAAGGTCATCATGAACTCGTTGTATGGCGTGTCGGGGTGGGAACAGTTCCGACTCTACGACAAGGACGCCGCCTCCGCGATCACCGCCACTGGTCGTGAAGTGATTGAATTCACGGATACTGCCGCAGGCGAGTTGGAGTATACCGTTGCGTATGGAGACACGGACAGCGTGATGCTCGAGCTCGGTCCCGACGTCTCGAAGGAGGAGGCACTCGAGCAGTCCTTCGAGATAGAGGAGTACATCAACGGCCGCTACGACGATTTCGCACGCGAGGATCTGAACGCTGAGGATCACCGCTTCCAGATCGAGTTCGAGAAGCTCTATCGACGATTCTTCCAGGCCGGCAAGAAGAAGCGCTACGCGGGCCACATCACCTGGAAGGAAGGAAAGGACGTCAACAACGTCGACATCGTCGGTTTCGAGTACCAGCGCTCGGACATCGCGCCGATCACCAAGGAAGTCCAGCATCGGGTCATCGAGATGATCGTCCGCGAGGGCGATATTGAGGGCGCGAAGGAATATGTCAACGGCGTCATCGAGGACGTACTGGCGGGTGAAATCTCACTCGAGGACATCGCAATTCCGGGCGGGATCGGCAAGCGACTGGACAACTACGACACCGACACGGCACAGGTCAGGGGCGCGAAATACGCCAATCTCCTGCTCGGAACCAACTTCCAGCGCGGGAGCAAACCCAAGCGGCTCTACCTCGACCGCATCGATCCATCGTTCTTCGAACGCCTCGAGACCGAAGAGGGCTTCGACGCCCGTACTGACCCTCTCTACGGCGCGTTCAAGCGCGATCCTGACGTCATCTGCTTCGAGTACGAGGACCAAATCCCAGAGGAGTTCAAGGTCGACTACGACAAGATGCTCGAGAAGACGCTACAGGGACCGATCGAGCGCATCCTCGAGGCGCTGGATATCTCATGGGACGAGGTCAAAAACGGCCAGGAGCAGAAGGGGCTGGATAGCTATATGTAA